GAAGACGATATGTTGTGTCTTGTGAAATACTGATTGCCGCCGTTTTCGTACCAGTCCAGGCTGTTGCCGATTCTGTCAGTACCCGCTATATCTATGTCTCCGTCTGAGTCGATGTCGCACGCCCAGACGAACCAGGGCCAGCCCAATCCGCTTTGAATAATGTGTTCCGCGTAATAATTGAGACAGCAGCATTCAACGAAAACAAACAATAAAACCGCGAATGAAAAGCACCTCTTCATCTTCCACCTCCCGTTTAGGTAGTCAATTTTCAGCCTCAAATGACAAAACGTCAAGGAAAAAGCAGATAAAAAAAAGGAGGGCAACAAGCCCTCCTTTTTTTAACTTTTTATTTAATAAAGTTCTTAAAAAATCATTACGCTTTTTGTCTGAGAACCTTCCCTCGTAGTCGCTGTGACGAAATACCTGCCCGAAGACGGAGTTTCCCACAAGAAAGAGTGATCGCCGCTTGAAAGAGAGCCGGAGAAAATAGAGCCGGATTTTCTTCCCAAAATGTCAAAAACCGAGATGTCGACATTTGCAGGCGCGGAAAGTGAAAAACTCACGAGAATGTTCCCTTCTCCTCCCTGGATGTTCAAGGCGTCAAAGTAAGTGACAGAAGGAGTCTCTTCGACGGAGTTGGGGTTGGCGAAACAGTCAAACCAGATGTTGTCTGAACCAAATCCCCTGTAAACTATAGCTCTTCCAGAACTAATTACTGTGCCCTGAGGGGTTATCTCCCCCGTAGCGTCGTGATCGTTGGGGACGACTCTGCTTCCCCAGCCTGTTCCCGTGTAATATGCGACAACTAGCGAATCATAAGTTCCGACTAAAGTCGCCATACCGCACATTTCGGTGGAAACTCCTCCCAACCAGCCAGCCCTGACATAAGGTCTCACTGCTTGAAAATCTCCCGTCATCTCCCAGGTCTGGCTCAAAACAGAATTCTGCCAACCGTCTGTGCTGGAAGAGTATTTGACTCTTGCGGAAGTTCCAGTCCCCTCCTGCCAGAATACCATGACATGATTGGCTGGATATGTCGTCCTGTAGGAAGCCACGCTGATGTAATTTCTTGTTGCGAGAACGTTTTCAGCCGCGTAAAACCAATCCCCGCCGCTTACCAGGTTTCTTCTGTACATCCTGATTCTTCCGTTGCCGGTAGTGTTGTTGTAAACTGTAATAGTGTAGAGATAGTCGTCGGCAATAGCCACGTAGGCGTCTCTCGCTATCGAAGTTGTTGAATGGTTTCCCGAAGTCCAGTTGGCGCCTCCGTCGGAAGACCATGTATAGCTCCATGCGTAATTAGTGGCGTCGGTCTGTCGGCTCATACCGCACCAGATGTAAGGAGATGCGGCG
This candidate division WOR-3 bacterium DNA region includes the following protein-coding sequences:
- a CDS encoding T9SS type A sorting domain-containing protein, whose amino-acid sequence is MKTALVIFLTVLAGSAFAMSSWGPNAVERTANSVESQDDMDPADFENCNSGPAFFPPEQPAEREGSPGSYAPLWGNDILVSDQWNLTSQSVISMDYDMNNNIYVASIDKHADHDSLKIYKSTDNGLTWSLVYNLFNNSYSMEFDDFDIRVNHAVTDPDIYIILCDTNKTLAEKQLWFMIYHQTTGILDATQFNPATAAYQNVVDMSFDINSAASPYIWCGMSRQTDATNYAWSYTWSSDGGANWTSGNHSTTSIARDAYVAIADDYLYTITVYNNTTGNGRIRMYRRNLVSGGDWFYAAENVLATRNYISVASYRTTYPANHVMVFWQEGTGTSARVKYSSSTDGWQNSVLSQTWEMTGDFQAVRPYVRAGWLGGVSTEMCGMATLVGTYDSLVVAYYTGTGWGSRVVPNDHDATGEITPQGTVISSGRAIVYRGFGSDNIWFDCFANPNSVEETPSVTYFDALNIQGGEGNILVSFSLSAPANVDISVFDILGRKSGSIFSGSLSSGDHSFLWETPSSGRYFVTATTREGSQTKSVMIF